The Oncorhynchus keta strain PuntledgeMale-10-30-2019 chromosome 22, Oket_V2, whole genome shotgun sequence genome includes the window ACACgttcctactcattcattactgctgcagtgcttgttgtaAGCGATGGGTGGAAATAGGAAGAATGCTAATTTTAaggcttataaaagtgttgaatacaaagtgttgaatacaaagtgttgacagcgctgagtaagaacataaacatgaactcactcattaAAACAGAAGCTCGTTGCTGtgttcgttgacagtctctctctagtcattgTTTCAAATGAATTTGAAATCTCACAGCTACAACTTTGCTGtagctttcttttatgcctgcttTGTTACTGCAGACACGGTAATCTGAGTCATCCGATTGGCCGGCGGTAGGTCTATAGTGTACTTGAAAACACATGAAATGGTTAACAATGGCAACAGTTTGCCTACCCGGTGCTCAGGGCTGCTGAATCaggtgcacctaccgccaacagcctgagacgaataaaaaaaaaatgggaaCACAAATGCTTTTTTATTGGGtcttttacagaaatgtttttaCCATCGACTAGGAGTTCCTTGGtcaatagtagtgtactatatagggaataggatgccatttgggatgcattcatTGTCAAATCACTGGTGTCCTGCACTTTGGTGATCTTTGGTGATTGTGTGTTGACAACCCTCAGTTAAACTATAATAACATGATTAAAGGGCTACTCCCTGATTCTTACTCTAAACCCTCAATAAAATGTAAACAACACAATTAAGGTTGACCTCAACATTCACATTTTTATTGCATGGTTGTTATCAtatgcctacacacacacatcagcatttATCAGTAAGGTATGATTAGGTACAATCCCTAACAATGTTGTAAGGTAGGTCCAGTTTCCTTGATGTACAAATATCAACATTCGCTTTTGTCAATGCAACAGCCAGCATTCAGGGATCTTAAGTAGGATGGTGCTTTACTATAAGTTTGTTCATGTCAATTAAACCTAACATTACTTACTGTCTCTTCGATATCGCTAAAACATTGATACTGATATCCCCAAAGAGCATTCCTACATTATGTTTTTTGTGCTCTTCTGAATGTCTTGACTTGAATCTTACCACAGGAGTCTTCAAGGTTTCTGAGGTTTAGTGCAAATCTGAGAAGAAATTAAGGCAACAATATAAATATATCAAAAATAGTTGTCATGATAGACCTTGCTTTGCTACAAAAAAGGTAAAAAAGTTTTGTCCTCGATGAGAGTCAGAGACAGATTTTTCAGCTCCTCAGGGGAGCTGACAGTCTTATAACCAAGCTCCTGTAGAACTTGCTGACACACAGTCTGTGTGTAATCAACCATGTCATAAGACAATTTGAGCCTCCAGCTTTCCGCATTGGCAGCTGAGTCCCGAACAGTGCCGTATTTATGCTTGGCGGACAGATCGTTGCTTCCCCTGGTGTTGTTCTGGATCCAGTCGCCTACGTTCTTGTCCATGATCAGACCCAGGTATTCATAGATCTCCTTGGTCTTCTGGAGAGGGTTCCTGGCcaggtcctcatacctgaccaaCATGTACCTCCCTTTGAGCCAGGGGGGCCTGCTAAGGCCCGTTGTCACAGAACCCAGGAAGTCCTCACAGACCATGGTGAGCTGGGTGAGGTCCAGGTTGTAGGGCCTCCTCCCAGTGGCCCTCCAGATCCTCCAGAGTCTATAGGTGTCCCTGAAGGTCTCGATGCGGGAGGCCAGAATCCCTCGGGGATCCCTGACCAGCTGGATCACCTTGAGGTTGAGCCTAGGGTCCTCCACCAGAGCTCTGAGGTCACTCACCTCCGGTATCCTCACTGTCTTGATGGCCACATGGCGCCTCTCACGGCAGGTGTCCGACGCCAGCGTCATGTTGAGACCGCCACACCTCCTGACGCACTCTCCTTCATCAATGTTCAACTCTCCAGGACTAAAGGCGTCGCAGACGGGCAGGGAGCACAGAGCCTTACTTGCTCCCCTCCGGAACAGCTTGTCTGTGCTGTGATTGGCTGGCTGGGGTTTgatgtagctctccaggaagtaAAGGTCACAGTCGTAGAGGCTCCGGAGCAGGTCCCTGCTGGCCCCCAGCATCACCCTGGTGTCGCCTGCCGTCCTGCTGTGGGACAGGCGGGGGAGCAAGGTGGTCTGGACATGGTAGAGCGGCTCAAACAGATAAAACACATCCTGGTGCTGGTTGAACAGCTGACCCACGAAGGAGCTGCCGCTGCGGGTCGTGGCCAGGATGAGAACGTGGGTCTTCCTGGAGACGTTGGAGGTTAAGTAAAGGAAGTCGTCACAGATCCGCTGGTCAAAGGACGAGTCCACCGCATCCTGCCACAGCATGCCGCAGTTCAGAGGGTTTGAGGCTGTCACTGGACACATCTGGAATGGCTTGGCTGTGAACGTCCTGATGGCTGTGTACTGGATCGCTATGGACAGTAAGGCTAGCAGAATCACAGCCTTCCAGGAACATTGCATGGCTGAATTCATTCATTTAGATAGATGATACAGTCTGTTCAGATCCTGTTGGagcaaaaatacaaaataaataatacGATAATACTTTTAGAACGATTATTCGTGCTGTATAGAAtacccacacagacagaaagGAGCAGCAAAACAGCTTACATTATATACAGTCTcactacaaaataaaaaaaagttagcGTTTTGAATCCCATAGATGTTCTTCCTAGACAGTTACTGTGGTGACCTTGCAAAACGAATTGTAATTGTTGTTTTGTAGAACTGTAATAAAGGAGTTACCTTCATGTAATACTGTCAAATACATAAATCAAACCCAAGTTGGATGTTTTGTTGTAATAGTTGTTATGTTCCATAGCCTTTCTGTCCTTTAAGCAGCAGGCAACCCCAAATGACAGTTTATGCATTCAGACAGCTTTACAACTAACTTCAAAGACTCTAGGACGCCTCGGGTCTAAGATTCCACAATGTAGATTCTAATTTACATAATGGTCATATTTGATGTAGATTCCACCTGAAAGAACTTCGCCATCTTCAGATCTCGAACGGCAGTAGGCCTAATACAATCATGTGCTATTTATACTGTAAGCTCTTCTATAGTCGACTACTATCTCTAATCCCTATACTCCACAGATAAGAACGATGGTTTTTAGCTTGAAAAAAATGAATTGATCTAAATTACCAATAAACGTAGCTAAGAAGTTGTTGGTCAATACTGGTGGCACACAACCCATAAGTCTAAATGTGtccaaaataaacatttatttttactctgtaaatgtttagtgttttattttcCCTTAGAATTAAAAGCTATATGCCTATTATATAGGTGTAGGAATTCAGTGATATCATACGGTCTAATGCAAATACACTGTGATAAAAGGCTGGCGGCACCTGTGGAAAAGTAATTTCTCGCGCAACGCCAAGTCACAGGATAGATGTGACAGCGAACAATTGACGACAGCGCCGAGATGTGATTTACCGCAGTGCAACAGAATACGCTTTCATTCAAAGATGATTAGCCTAGAGAAATGGGCTAGACGTCTAGGCATGGCCTCAATAGTACtttttatgtttttaaataaccaAATAACGGTCATGTTATTCTTAAgagcctacacacaaaacacagtTTAAACAGAAATAAAAGAGATCAACCTCAAAGCATCCAATAAGCTACTTTCTTACCTCATAAATTCATAGTGGGCAAAGGCAGGTGCTCGTGAAAAACACCATAGAAAAGCAATGCAACGGTTTCAAATGTCGTCACAAAAATCTGGTATTTTAGGACTAAACATTCTTGAAGGGCAGCTTCCCTGTCTTCTTCCCCCGTACATCTGAGTAGCACATCGAGAGAAGCTGTTCTCGCAGATAGAAGAGTCACAATCAGTCAGTGTTAAATAAGGAAAATATCATGATAAGAGAAATTAGTCGAAGCGCCAGGCAGAATAAGACAATTGAAATCCAACAGGGTAAAATAGATTCGAGAAGGATGCTGCAACCGCAGCCTTCGCAAAGCCCGCCGCCGTATATTCCAGATTGCCTTGACTAATGTGCGTGTTGTAGCCTAGGCTATGGCTTGGTGGTGTGGCTTTGTGTGAGGTGTGCCAACCAGAGCCCGTTCTGGACTACCCCAAACCTCCCCTACATCTCCCCTCCTACCCACAGCCCCTGGCAAAGCACACGACTTGGTCacgaataataataatactatttaaaaaaaacagaataCAGCATAAATTACGATTTAGACACATACACATTAAGGAGTTGGAGGTCAGCAGATCTTGCTTCAAATGCATACATATTTGTATTTAAAATACTTATTTTATATTGCATTTGAGTACTATTTTCAAATACTTTTAAGTATTTAAAGTTATATTTAAATAATTTCCTATAAAATATTTGGCTATTTGAAACTCTGTTCTAATATATTTGTTAAATACTGAGATGTACAATCAGTATGAAGACAGGGCATATGCAAGGCATCGATTAGGTCTAGCATAAAAGAGAGAGAATGCGTGAGAGAGAGCCtgtaccagagagagacagagagaaagagaaagtaaaTGAGGTCTTATATAGCAGGGACTGAATTTTACATTTTCAATGTCCATTGTCACACTGGGGATTCTGGGGATGACGCAGCAGTATGAAAGGGATAGAAGAAGAATCCTGGATATTAATGAATATCCTGTTCTTCTAGTTCCCATCGTGTCTTACAAAATATGAACATCTGATAGCAAACAACAGCCTTTGCTTTAGTGGCAACTGAATGACAATCTCaaggtatacagtgcattcagaaagtattgagaTTTTTTtcgacattttgttacattacagccttattctaaaattgattaaatcgttttttcccctcatcaatctacacacaataccccataataacaaagcaaaaacaggcttttatacattttagcaaatttgttttaaaaaaacctggaaatatcacatttacataagtattcagaccctttcagtacacagtactttgttgaagcaccgatGACAGCATTTACAGCCATgaggcttcttgggtatgacactacatgcttggcacacctgtatttggggagtttctcccattctctgcagatcatctcaagctctgtaaggttggatggggagcgtcgctgcacagctattttcaggtctctccagagatgtttgatcaggttcaagtctgggctttggctaggtactcaaggatattcagatacttgtcccaaaaccactcctgcgttgccttggctgtgtgcttatggtcatggccctgttggaaggtaaaccttcaccctattctgaggtcctgagcgctctggagcaggttttcatcaaatatctctctgtactttgctccattcctctttccctcgatcctgactagtctcccaatccccgttactggaatacatccccacagcatgatgctgccaccaccatgcttcaccgtagggatggtgccaggtttcctccaga containing:
- the LOC118400719 gene encoding carbohydrate sulfotransferase 1-like is translated as MNSAMQCSWKAVILLALLSIAIQYTAIRTFTAKPFQMCPVTASNPLNCGMLWQDAVDSSFDQRICDDFLYLTSNVSRKTHVLILATTRSGSSFVGQLFNQHQDVFYLFEPLYHVQTTLLPRLSHSRTAGDTRVMLGASRDLLRSLYDCDLYFLESYIKPQPANHSTDKLFRRGASKALCSLPVCDAFSPGELNIDEGECVRRCGGLNMTLASDTCRERRHVAIKTVRIPEVSDLRALVEDPRLNLKVIQLVRDPRGILASRIETFRDTYRLWRIWRATGRRPYNLDLTQLTMVCEDFLGSVTTGLSRPPWLKGRYMLVRYEDLARNPLQKTKEIYEYLGLIMDKNVGDWIQNNTRGSNDLSAKHKYGTVRDSAANAESWRLKLSYDMVDYTQTVCQQVLQELGYKTVSSPEELKNLSLTLIEDKTFLPFL